The nucleotide window GTATTTGTGGGTTTCCTTGAGAGGAACGGTAGCAACGTTTCCGCGTTCGGTGTAGACCCAGAACTTGCCTTTTGTGATCTCCATCTTCTTTACGGAGCCGAGGCTCTGAGCTGCGTGGTCCTCGACAATGCTCTGCATGGACTTGTATGGGAAGTTTTCCATACAGAAGAGCCCTACTGTAAAGGCGACCTTGCCTGGGACGTCCCGCATGTTGATAGGATAGAGCTGAGCCTTCCTCACTGCCTGCATCTGGCAGCAGACGCCTGTGATCCCGACTTTATCGAGGCCGAAGGATCTGGTTGCTTCCTTGAGCCAGGAGATCTGGGGGCTGATGCTGTATCTTGTTCCTCTTGCCTTGAGGATATCCTCGCGGGTCATAGCAACTTCAGGCTTTGGCTGCCAGGGTTTATCGCCTTCGCCTGCCACAATGGTTCCGTCGATGAGTCCCTCTTCAAGGGCATAGACCATGAGAGTGGTAGCGATTCCGCCGTCCTGAGCTTTCTTGAGGATCTCTTTGTCCGTGCTCCGTGCCGAGACACATGTAATATATTTGCCGAGATATGGGTCCTCAATCATTACTCTCACCTTCCTTAAGTGCGTCTGCAATTATCTCGTTGATGTTCTCGAATTCGGGAATCACGTCCAGGTTGAAGAACGACCTCGGACAGGCGCCATAGCAGGAGCCGCACTTAATGCAGAGGTCACGTTCACCCTGAGGTTTTCCGAACTCAAGGGTGATTGCCCTTACTGGACAGGATGCAGCGCAGGTGCCACAGCCCATGCAAAGTCCCTGGTTGATTACGTCGTACATAAGGTCGCAGAAACATCCTGAAGTGCCACGCTTCGCAAGGTCCATAAGGGGCTTTAAGTACTTGCCTGCAAGAGCCTTCTGGTCCTCATTCCCTTCAAGGAGCAGGTACGCCATGACAGCGACGTTCCTTATAAGTTCCGGGCTCGGTGGGCATCCTGGAATGTAAACGTCCACATCGATGAGATCCCCGATCGGGAGGAAAGACTCGTGCTGGGGCTGGTTGTGCTGCCCGCCGCGGCTGAACCGGGTGATGTTCCCATAGCACGCGCAGGAACCAAGGGCCACCACGATCTTGGACTTCTTCCGAGTCTCCTTGATGTCCTTCACTGATTCATGGTCCTGGATACAGACCGATCCCTCAACAAGCGCCACGTCCATCTCCGGAATATGCCGAACGTCAGCAAGCGTGAGGCAGTAGACGAGGTCGGCGTAGTCGTCCAGGATCTTGATGAGTCCCAAGTTGTTGTCGGCAATGGACACGAGGCAGCCGGTACAGCCGCTCATGTGTACATGTCCGAGCTTGATCTTATTTGTCACTGGTTTTTTCTCCTTTGTAGCTTCCGCCTTTTTCTCCATCATAACCTGAGCGGGTTTGGTTTCCACGTCCATGGTTTTCTTGACGGAGTTAAGCAGTCCCATAGTTTACTCCGATTTCCTTCAGAATCTCGGATACAGCATCTGGAATGGCTCTCTGTACCTCATCTGTAATCCCGATGACCATTTCGGGGGCAGGAACGTACTTCTTCTGGCATGCAAGAACCCGAATCCGGATATCGTCCTTAATATACCGGAGCGGCTCTGTCAGATCCCAGGAGTGGGCGTCCCGGTAGCTTCCCACGGGAAGCTCATCAACAGAGAGCCACCTGAGCTCACCGGGTTCTCCTCCAAAGTCCGCTATGTCCACAATGATAAGAGTCTTTGTTGATTCGGGATTAAGAAGAGTAAAGACAAAGTGGGGGCCTCCGAGCCCCGCATCAACAACAGTGACATTCTCAGGGAGTTTGAGGTCCTTGAGTCTCTCCACTACAGCTGGCCCAAATCCATCATCCGCATAAAGCGGGTTGCCACAGCCTGCCACCACGATCTCGGAGTACAGCGTTTCCATTCCCTTCACCACTGCATGAGCTTCTGGGCGACTATTTTTTCCTCCTCGTTCACCACGATCATGTGGGTTGCACACGAGACACACGGGTCATAGGCCCGAACAACCATCTCAGCAATCTGCCAGGGTGCTCCGGTCAGAGCGCGGCTGCAAGTAGGGAAGTTCCAGGTAGTGGGCACAAGCATTTCGTACCACAGTACTTTCCCGTCCTTAACTCTTGCCAGGTGAATATTGGTTCCACGAGGGGCCTCGTTCGCAGCCCAACCCATGGACCCGTCTCCCAGGGGAATGTGGTCAGCAAGGACCTTGCCCGAGGTATCCAGGTTGTCAAGGCACTTGAGTATGGTGTAACAGCAGTCAGGATACTCCATCTGTCTGGCGATATGCTGAGCGAAGGTACCCTTCTCGTCGAAGTTCTTAAATGCGGCAAGCCTTGCCCTGGGACCGACCTCAACCGGTTGGCCATCGTAAGTAGGAACACCTGTGCAGGCTTCCATCTGAGGGTTGGCCTTGGTGCCGACTTTTGTAGTGCCTCCGAGTGGGTAGCTAGGATCCTCAAGATCGATAGTTACTTCGCCCATGTACCAGTCCCATGGCCGAGTCTCTTTCCATCGGGAAAAATCCCAGGTGGGGTTTTCGTCCAGACTGGATGAGCCGTACATCGGAGATGTGGCCATGACTCCCTGATTGTGATATCCTAGTTTCTTGGGAAGTGGGATCTGCTTACCTGCGACCTCGACGAACTCCCTGTTCTGCATGTTCCTGATGACATCTAGCATAAATTCCATCTGCTCATGAGCAAGGACAAGGCCTTCCTTCGCCAGATCAGCCATCTTCTGCTTTGCACGGGGGCTCACATTGTGATACATCCCGCCGATTCTCGGGTTGGAGGGGTGGATTGCCTCGCCGCCTGCTATGGCTCCAATGGTCTGTCCGATCTCACGGATGCGGACGATCCTTGCCATAACGCTCCTGGCAGGCTGTTCGTTAGCGAACAGGTTGAACTTCTTCTCCGTCCCAGGGATGTAAAAATCCGGGAGAATCAGGATGTTGTGCAGGGCGATGCTGTGAAGGCGGTTCGCTGCATGGAGAATGGTCCTCAGGAGCTTTGCGTCCGTGGGAATCTCACAGCCGATCGAAGCCTCCATGGCCTCAGTGCTTGCCAGAGTGTGAGCAATAGGACAGATACCGCAGACCCGAGAAGCGATCTTCGGGACCTGCTCCATTGTCTTACCTATGGCGAGCTTCTCAATACCCCTGACCGGGGTGATAGAGAGCCAGTCTCCTCGCTCAACAATACCCTGATCATCTACCTTCAGGGTGAGCTTGGAGTGACCTTCAAGTCTTGTGGTTGGAGAGATTTCTACAACTTTCGTCAATGGTATGCCTCGTTTTCGATTGGTTGTTATTTAGGCTGTACCGTGGTTAAGGCACTTTCTGTGCGATTATTCTAAGATAGTTACTCGTACAAAGTACGTTAACCTCTTGAGTTCTCCAGCGCGTAGTACCTTAGTAAAATATTTGATTTATAATGATAAATGGTTGAAAACGCGATGTTACATAAATCCTTCTATCAATATAAAGAAGGTCAATAAAATTATAAGTATATTTTTTACAATTTATAAATAAAATTTTATATTAAAGGTAACTATTTTTACAAAAAAGAAAACATTGAAATTATCAAACGTAATTATGATATATATAATCATTTTTAATTTTTAGAACCCATAAATTATTTTAATAAATAGTAAACATAAATATTTAGTTAGAGATTATGACATATTTGGAAAACTTGCCTTTATATATAGCAAATACTTTACCACATTTTAACTTTTATCTTTGTATCGTTTTTCAGTTTGGAGAGCTATTTTCTTTTAGAGTATGAACCCGGTCTTGTATCTATCGTCATATTTATATAGTTTGTTTTAATGCAGAGTCACTTTAGATATTATTTCACCCAGTGAGTTAATAGTATAATTTCATGCTTTGGAGAACAGTTATAAACTGGATTCTTGGTTGTTGAAATTGCCCATTCTCCAAAAGTCCCTATTCATGATATAGAGGTACCTAGAGAAAAAAGGAATGTTGGAAATTTGTAAACGATACGTTTCCTATTAATAGTTAAAAACTTACAATAAAGATCTGTAATCCAGTATAAAGATCTGTAATCCCAGCATAAAAATCCGTAGTCTCAATATAAGTCTCAATATAAAAACCTATGATCCCAGCATAGATTAATGGCCTAAACAAAAGAAGATAATCGTAAACGGCAAATCTATTGAATTCGAACTGTTCTTGAAGAAGAAGATGCAAAAAAACTCT belongs to Methanosarcina barkeri 3 and includes:
- the frhA gene encoding coenzyme F420 hydrogenase subunit alpha, whose protein sequence is MTKVVEISPTTRLEGHSKLTLKVDDQGIVERGDWLSITPVRGIEKLAIGKTMEQVPKIASRVCGICPIAHTLASTEAMEASIGCEIPTDAKLLRTILHAANRLHSIALHNILILPDFYIPGTEKKFNLFANEQPARSVMARIVRIREIGQTIGAIAGGEAIHPSNPRIGGMYHNVSPRAKQKMADLAKEGLVLAHEQMEFMLDVIRNMQNREFVEVAGKQIPLPKKLGYHNQGVMATSPMYGSSSLDENPTWDFSRWKETRPWDWYMGEVTIDLEDPSYPLGGTTKVGTKANPQMEACTGVPTYDGQPVEVGPRARLAAFKNFDEKGTFAQHIARQMEYPDCCYTILKCLDNLDTSGKVLADHIPLGDGSMGWAANEAPRGTNIHLARVKDGKVLWYEMLVPTTWNFPTCSRALTGAPWQIAEMVVRAYDPCVSCATHMIVVNEEEKIVAQKLMQW
- the frhD gene encoding coenzyme F420-reducing hydrogenase, FrhD protein — its product is METLYSEIVVAGCGNPLYADDGFGPAVVERLKDLKLPENVTVVDAGLGGPHFVFTLLNPESTKTLIIVDIADFGGEPGELRWLSVDELPVGSYRDAHSWDLTEPLRYIKDDIRIRVLACQKKYVPAPEMVIGITDEVQRAIPDAVSEILKEIGVNYGTA
- the frhB gene encoding coenzyme F420 hydrogenase subunit beta yields the protein MIEDPYLGKYITCVSARSTDKEILKKAQDGGIATTLMVYALEEGLIDGTIVAGEGDKPWQPKPEVAMTREDILKARGTRYSISPQISWLKEATRSFGLDKVGITGVCCQMQAVRKAQLYPINMRDVPGKVAFTVGLFCMENFPYKSMQSIVEDHAAQSLGSVKKMEITKGKFWVYTERGNVATVPLKETHKYEQPGCHVCLDYVSNLADISTGSVGSPDGWSTVFIRTKVGNEIWSKAVAAGLFETKPIEEVKPGLDLLRKLAKEKIDKNQKTVEERKTFGVNKGLRNPYA
- the frhG gene encoding coenzyme F420 hydrogenase subunit gamma; amino-acid sequence: MGLLNSVKKTMDVETKPAQVMMEKKAEATKEKKPVTNKIKLGHVHMSGCTGCLVSIADNNLGLIKILDDYADLVYCLTLADVRHIPEMDVALVEGSVCIQDHESVKDIKETRKKSKIVVALGSCACYGNITRFSRGGQHNQPQHESFLPIGDLIDVDVYIPGCPPSPELIRNVAVMAYLLLEGNEDQKALAGKYLKPLMDLAKRGTSGCFCDLMYDVINQGLCMGCGTCAASCPVRAITLEFGKPQGERDLCIKCGSCYGACPRSFFNLDVIPEFENINEIIADALKEGESND